In Drosophila miranda strain MSH22 chromosome Y unlocalized genomic scaffold, D.miranda_PacBio2.1 Contig_Y3_pilon, whole genome shotgun sequence, a single window of DNA contains:
- the LOC117194601 gene encoding probable cytochrome P450 12a5, mitochondrial, with protein sequence MGGTSYLMIHNPKDFEAVFLNEGVWPHRPGSDTLRYHRKTHRKDFFQGVEGALPTQGKTWSDFRSAVNPVLMQPKNVRLYYKKMSQVNQEFVQRCEAPDDFLNVINRWTLESVSVVALDKQLGLLKESGDNDQAVLLFKYLDDFFELTADLEMKPSIWRYVKTTKLMKLMKSLDGIQEITSAYVDEAIERLEKEAKEGVVRPESEQSVLEKLLKIDKKVATVMAMDMLMAGVDTTSSNFTAALLCLAKNPEKQAVLREEVMKVLPEKDSEFTEASMKNVPNPRACIKESQRIYPLVIGNGRFLNRDSVLSGYQVPAGTCVSMVPLSLLSSEEHFPKAAEFLPERWIRNATDSNGQCPANDLKLKNPFVFLPFGFGPRITLSAPP encoded by the exons ATGGGAGGTACGTCATACCTGATGATTCACAATCCCAAGGACTTCGAGGCCGTGTTCCTGAACGAAGGAGTGTGGCCGCATCGGCCTGGCAGCGATACTCTTCGCTATCATCGGAAGACTCATAGAAAGGATTTCTTCCAGGGAGTGGAGGGAGCTTTACCCACACAAGGAAAAACCTGGAGCGACTTTCGATCGGCTGTAAATCCTGTCCTAATGCAGCCGAAGAACGTGCGGCTTTACTATAAGAAGATGTCCCAAGTGAACCAGGAGTTTGTGCAACGTTGC GAAGCTCCAGATGATTTCTTAAACGTTATAAATCGGTGGACCCTCGAGTCAGTCTCTGTGGTGGCTCTGGACAAGCAGTTGGGACTGCTCAAAGAGTCGGGCGATAACGACCAGGCTGTGTTACTTTTCAAGTACCTGGACGatttttttgaattaacaGCCGATCTGGAGATGAAGCCCTCCATCTGGCGTTACGTTAAAACAACCAAGCTAATGAAGCTAATGAAGTCCCTAGATGGCATTCAAGAAATAACTTCAGCGTATGTAGACGAAGCTATAGAGCGTCTAGAGAAAGAGGCCAAGGAGGGTGTTGTCCGCCCTGAGAGCGAGCAGAGTGTACTGGAAAAGCTGCTCAAGATCGACAAAAAGGTGGCGACGGTTATGGCCATGGACATGCTAATGGCCGGAGTGGATACC ACCTCAAGTAACTTTACAGCGGCCTTGCTGTGCCTTGCCAAGAATCCGGAGAAGCAGGCCGTACTCCGAGAAGAGGTGATGAAGGTTCTACCCGAGAAGGACTCCGAATTCACTGAGGCATCGATGAAGAACGTTCCCAATCCACGTGCCTGCATCAAAGAGTCACAACGGATCTATCCTTTGGTCATCGGCAATGGCCGATTTCTCAATCGGGACAGCGTTTTGAGCGGATACCAAGTGCCAGCTGGTACCTGTGTGTCGATGGTTCCCCTGAGCTTGCTATCAAGCGAGGAGCACTTCCCCAAGGCTGCTGAGTTCCTGCCAGAACGTTGGATTCGTAACGCCACAGACTCCAACGGGCAATGCCCGGCaaatgacttgaagctgaagaaTCCGTTTGTGTTCTTGCCCTTCGGATTTGGACCCCGGAT AACGCTTTCCGCTCCTCCCTGA
- the LOC117194398 gene encoding protein regulator of cytokinesis 1-like — MVDPTSIKGEILEMTGEHVEQLHSMWFLMFEPKTCEDFLHKLKAHADNFYTDLLTESRKKQAAILDDIAAFRAEASDLTRLLHETVDIGQRPDDVPLIIWQLKLDKSIEHLREELSKRRAEIGELLLQQEQLCEALPLPLLADPLPLPDEMDGFRDHLNNLRSQRAVRQTELDQLRKAIKHGMKMLEPMPQTDAEDRLLNDLSHNLTPETLERLRQMRNSYAEQIQELRSKIHDMREKIYVLWDRLQETDESAMRRVRECTENTQRTYDILHSELQRCQALRSQNLKTFIEQLRFEISMWWDLTLKSQQERKRFSNYYNKYYNEDLLELHELELDDLKSFYTCNKEIFDLYESRAELWSRLQTLEAKANEPNRFNNRGGQLLKEEKERKAITSKLPKIEQQITALVDAYELQSHGPFLVYGENILELMAGEWENYRQAKQSSARKKAPPTTRTGSSSKLMMPPPTAGRPLARHEL, encoded by the exons atggttgacccaacctccatcaagggagagatccttgagatgactggcgagcatgtggagcagctccattcaatgtggttcctcatgttcgagccgaagacatgcgaggactttctgcacaaactcaaggcgcacgcggataatttctatacggatctgctgaccgagtcgcggaagaagcaggcggccatcctggatgacatagccgcattccgagccgaggccagcgacctcacccgactcctccatgagacggtggacattggtcagaggcccgacgatgtgccactgatcatatggcagctgaagctggacaaaagcattgagcatctgcgcgaggagctctcgaaacgtcgggcggagatcggggagctgctgctccagcaggagcagctctgcgaagcactgccgctccctctactggcggacccgctgcccctgcccgatgagatggacggctttcgcgaccatctcaacaacctgcgctctcagcgcgcagtgcgccagacggagctggaccagctgcgcaaggccatcaagcatggcatgaagatgctcgagccgatgccccagaccgatgcagaggatcgcctactgaacgatctgagccacaatctaacaccagagacactagagcggctgcggcagatgcgcaacagttatgccgagcagatccaggagctgcgctccaaaatccatgacatgcgcgagaagatctacgtgctgtgggatcgcctccaggagacggacgagagcgccatgcgacgagtgcgcgagtgcaccgagaatacgcagcgcacctatgacatcctccattcggagctgcagcgctgccaggcactgcgcagccagaacctcaagacgttcatcgagcagctgcgaTTCGAGATAAGCATGTGGTGGGATCTAACGctcaagagccagcaggagcgcaagcgtttctccaactactacaataagtattacaacgaagatctgttggagctgcacgagctggagctggatgatctgaagagcttctacacgtgcaacaaggagattttcgatcTGTACGAGAGCCGTGCAGAACTTTGGTCCCGCTTGCAGACTctagaggcaaaggccaacgagccgaatcgtttcaacaatcgtggcggccagctccttaaagaggaaaaggaacgcaaggccatcacctcgaagctgcccaagattgagcagcagatcacTGCACTGGTGGACGCCTATGAGTTGCAATCGCATGGCCCGTTTCTggtttatggcgagaacatactggagctgatggctggcgaatgggagaactatcggcaggccaagcagagctcggcccgcaagaag GCCCCGCCCACCACGaggacgggcagcagcagcaaattgatgatgccaccgccgactgccGGTCGGCCTCTCGCACGCCACGAACTTTGA
- the LOC117194399 gene encoding protein regulator of cytokinesis 1-like codes for MVDPTSIKGEILEMTGEHVEQLHSMWFLMFEPKTCEDFLHKLKAHADNFYTDLLTESREKQAAILDDIAAFRAEASDLTRLLHETVDIGQRPDDVPLIIWQLKLDKSIEHLREELSKRRAEIGELLLQQEQLCEALPLPLLADPLPLPDEMDGFRDHLNNLRSQRAVRQTELDQLRKAIKHGMKMLELMPQTDAEDRLLNDLSHNLTPETLERLRQMRNSYAEQIQELRSKIHDMREKIYVLWDRLQETDESAMRRVRECTENTQRTYDILHSELQRCQALRSQNLKTFIEQLRFEISMWWDLTLKSQQERKRFSNYYNKYYNEDLLELHELELDDLKSFYTCNKEIFDLYESRAELWSRLQTLEAKANEPNRFNNRGGQLLKEEKERKAITSKLPKIEQQITELVHAY; via the exons atggttgacccaacctccatcaagggagagatccttgagatgactggcgagcatgtggagcagctccattcaatgtggttcctcatgttcgagccgaagacatgcgaggactttctgcacaaactcaaggcgcacgcggataatttctatacggatctgctgaccgagtcgcgggagaagcaggcggccatcctggatgacatagccgcattccgagccgaggccagcgacctcacccgactcctccatgagacggtggacattggtcagaggcccgacgatgtgccactgatcatatggcagctgaagctggacaaaagcattgagcatctgcgcgaggagctctcgaaacgtcgggcggagatcggggagctgctgctccagcaggagcagctctgcgaagcactgccgctccctctactggcggacccgctgcccctgcccgatgagatggacggctttcgcgaccatctcaacaacctgcgctctcagcgcgcagtgcgccagacggagctggaccagctgcgcaaggccatcaagcatggcatgaagatgctcgagctgatgccccagaccgatgcagaggatcgcctactgaacgatctgagccacaatctaacaccagagacactagagcggctgcggcagatgcgcaacagttatgccgagcagatccaggagctgcgctccaaaatccatgacatgcgcgagaagatctacgtgctgtgggatcgcctccaggagacagacgagagcgccatgcgacgagtgcgcgagtgcaccgagaatacgcagcgcacctatgacatcctccattcggagctgcagcgctgccaggcactgcgcagccagaacctcaagacgttcatcgagcagctgcgaTTCGAGATAAGCATGTGGTGGGATCTAACGctcaagagccagcaggagcgcaagcgtttctccaactactacaataagtattacaacgaagacctgttggagctgcacgagctggagctggatgatctgaagagcttctacacgtgcaacaaggagattttcgatcTGTACGAGAGCCGTGCAGAACTTTGGTCCCGCTTGCAGACTctagaggcaaaggccaacgagccgaatcgtttcaacaatcgtggcggccagctccttaaagaggaaaaggaacgcaag GCCATCACCTCGAAGCTGCCCaagattgagcagcagatcacTGAACTGGTGCACGCCTATTAG
- the LOC117194363 gene encoding protein regulator of cytokinesis 1-like encodes MVDPTSIKGEILEMTGEHVEQLHSMWFLMFEPKTCEDFLHKLKAHADNFYTDLLTESREKQAAILDDIAAFRAEASDLTRLLHETVDIGQRPDDVPLIIWQLKLDKSIEHLREELSKRRAEIGELLLQQEQLCEALPLPLLADPLPLPDEMDGFRDHLNNLRSQRAVRQTELDQLRKAIKHGMKMLEPMPQTDAEDRLLNDLSHNLTPETLERLRQMRNSYAEQIQELRSKIHDMREKIYVLWDRLQETDESAMRRVRECTENTQRTYDILHSELQRCQALRSQNLKTFIEQLRFEISMWWDLTLKSQQERKRFSNYYNKYYNEDLLELHELELDDLKSFYTCNKEIFDLYESRAELWSRLQTLEAKANEPNRFNNRGGQLLKEEKERKAITSKLPKIEQQITELVHAYELQSHGPFLVYGENILELMAGEWENYRQAKQSSARKKAPPTTRTGSSSKLMMPPPTAGSTAPRTPRTLKIMSSMSPSTMSLRKTPTIQLITPNMTKSTGNLHKRLNSSAAASSSGYRTPNAKRSLMSSLNSIRPSPSTAQRLANSPLKAAKSPLKRVRVLDNTLRRSGGLGRRSIGTRSNKKPRTKSAVPDTRSPSDSEYMTDETTENDREAGISYEELVPTSRSSVLPVGGAQHQRNRVAVPRHVLVNHNSVASAANTPSKQATYL; translated from the exons atggttgacccaacctccatcaagggagagatccttgagatgactggcgagcatgtggagcagctccattcaatgtggttcctcatgttcgagccgaagacatgcgaggactttctgcacaaactcaaggcgcacgcggataatttctatacggatctgctgaccgagtcgcgggagaagcaggcggccatcctggatgacatagccgcattccgagccgaggccagcgacctcacccgactcctccatgagacggtggacattggtcagaggcccgacgatgtgccactgatcatatggcagctgaagctggacaaaagcattgagcatctgcgcgaggagctctcgaaacgtcgggcggagatcggggagctgctgctccagcaggagcagctctgcgaagcactgccgctccctctactggcggacccgctgcccctgcccgatgagatggacggctttcgcgaccatctcaacaacctgcgctctcagcgcgcagtgcgccagacggagctggaccagctgcgcaaggccatcaagcatggcatgaagatgctcgagccgatgccccagaccgatgcagaggatcgcctactgaacgatctgagccacaatctaacaccagagacactagagcggctgcggcagatgcgcaacagttatgccgagcagatccaggagctgcgctccaaaatccatgacatgcgcgagaagatctacgtgctgtgggatcggctccaggagacggacgagagcgccatgcgtcgagtgcgcgagtgcaccgagaatacgcagcgcacctatgacatcctccattcggagctgcagcgctgccaggcactgcgcagccagaacctcaagacgttcatcgagcagctgcgaTTCGAGATAAGCATGTGGTGGGATCTAACGctcaagagccagcaggagcgcaagcgtttctccaactactacaataagtattacaacgaagatctgttggagctgcacgagctggagctggatgatctgaagagcttctacacgtgcaacaaggagattttcgatcTGTACGAGAGCCGTGCAGAGCTTTGGTCCCGCTTGCAGACTctagaggcaaaggccaacgagccgaatcgtttcaacaatcgtggcggccagctccttaaagaggaaaaggaacgAAAGGCCATCACCTCGAAGCTGCCCaagattgagcagcagatcactgaactggtgcacgcctatgagttgcaatcgcatggcccgtttctggtttatggcgagaacatactggagctgatggctggcgaatgggagaactatcggcaggccaagcagagctcggcccgcaagaaggccccgcccaccacgaggacgggcagcagcagcaaattgatgatgccaccgccgactgccggttcaacggcccctcgcacgccccgaactttgaagatcatgtcctcaatgtcgccctcgacaatgtcgttgcgcaagaccccaacaatccaGCTGATCACTCCCAATATGACCAAGAGCACCGGGAATCTGCACAAGCGACTGAATTcatcagcagccgccagctctTCGGGGTATCGGACTCCCAACGCCAAGCGCAGCCTCATGAGCTCTCTGAATTCAATACGCCCGTCGCCGTCTACCGCACAGCGGCTGGCCAACAGCCCGCTGAAGGCGGCCAAGTCGCCACTAAAGCGGgtccgcgtcctggacaacacattgcgtcgcagcgggggattgggcagacgcagcattggcacacgctcgaacaagaagccacgcacaaaatcagcggtgccggatacaagatcgcccagcgattccgagtatatgaCCGATGAGACCACTGAAAATGACCGCGAAGCCGGGATCTCCTATGAAGAATTGGTGCCCACGAGTCGCTCCTCAGTGCTGCCCGTCGGCGGGGCTCAGCATCAGCGCAATCGCGTGGCTGTGCCACGCCATGTCCTCGTAAACCACAATTCGGTGGCGTCGGCCGCCAACACACCGTCAAAGCAGGCg ACCTACCTTTAA